In the genome of Microcoleus vaginatus PCC 9802, the window ACAAGCTGACTGGCGACCAATGGGCGATTCGCCCGAGTTGGGAACTAAAAATAGACCGAAATTGATTATGCGTGACGGTCGAATATTCCCCTTGGTACATAGATTAAGAGATTATGAAACTGGTGGCTTGTACGGCCAAATTGTACGCAGCGAGATTGAAATTTTTCAGCAAGTTTTTCACAATACTCTATTAGGTTCAGGATTAGATACTGTCTACGGTGCTGCTGTTAAAAACCCGGGGATGTCTTGGCTTGCACCTTTGGTATTCTGGTATCTGTATTCTAATCAATCTCCCGTAGACGGAAGAGTTGCAGTTAGCAATGCTGAGGAAGTTTATCAATATCCTTTTGCAGATACGGCAGTATCGCATCTCCTGTTCCTGGGTGTCGCAAAGAATGCAAGCAACTTCTCCCCTGAGCGGTTATTCATCACCTGCCGAGTTCTGAGGCGTTTCTCAGATATTGCTCTAGAAGGTGAAGAAATGTCTCCGATAATATCACAAGGCGATGAAATTAGGCGGGTGCGCGAAAACAATCTAAAAGATTGGAAGGAGTTTATCGAGCAGCACATTGCTAAGAAGAGAAAGCATTACCAGTTAAATAATCTGGATATAGACGATTACGAATCGTTTATTTATCTTTGTTCTAAAGTTGGCGTTTCTATGTGCTACGCGGCTCCCACATCTGCTTACGAATTCTTGTCTCGCAACAGCAGTGTTTCAGCACATTTCTTGCTGCCTCGCTTGGAGGTTGCTATCAATATGGAGCGGTTAGGAAGCGATCGAGAACATGAACAAGAGTGTTTGGACGGTTTGCTTTCTTGGTTGGCAGCGGGGCATATAGAGCTCGATCGCAGCCATACACAATCAGGGTTTGATACGGGAAATCCAGAACACAGTCTTCCTATATTAGTGCCTGATGTTATTGTCCGCGCTCACGAGGCAGCAACCTTTACCCGCGACAAATTGGGTGAAGAGGTACAGGATAAAATTAGAGCATTAATTGCAGAATTGAGAAAACGTCTTGAAAAGGGACGCTGAGGAGGTAGCTGCCTGATTTTCTAAGTATTGATGCTTAAAAGCGGGCGCCATACAGCCAGTGTCCATGCTGTCAGGGTTTTGAGAAATCCGCAGTTACAAGGGCAAACAGACTTGACATTTACATCAATTTCTGCAATAATTATTTCTTGTAAGTGATATTGAAGCAGCCAGCGACAAATAGCTTCCGAAAAGCGATTGTCCGATCTGTGGCAGCTTGGCAATGAAAAAGCCAGCCCTAGCGATTGCCGTCGCGGGTGTCTGGCTGAAGTTCAATTAATTAACTTAAAAGGAGTTTACCATGTCTAAACACAAGGTAGCTGACTCGGCTTTGCTGTCAAATGTCGATTTGACTCCAACGCAAATTGCCACCAAACTCAGCCAGCAGACAAGAAAAAAGATTTCCTGCATTAAAGTCAACGAGACTTTGGAAAAACTGGGCTTGCAGCAAAAATTAAAGAGCACAGGAGGTATAGTCATTTCAAATAAATCTGAGACAAATGCAAGATGATGTAAAATCAAGAAAAATTGTTAACTCGGAGCCGAAAAATGGCATACAGTCTAGATTTAAGAAAAAGAGTAGTGGATTATGTGGAAAATGGAGGGGGTATAACTAAAGCCGCCGCCCTGTTTAAAGTAGGAAGAGCAACAATATACAGATGGCTAGGGAGGGAAGACCTTCGAGCCACTAAGGTAGAACACCGTGAGCGAAAGATAGACTGGGAAGCGCTCAGAAAAGATGTAGAAGAAAATCCCGAAGCAAGATTAATAGAAAGAGCAAGGAAATTCGGGGTGAGAGCGAGTGCCATATGCTATGCCTTAAAGAAAATGAAAATTACGAGAAAAAAAAAGAATATCGTTATAGAGAAAGGAATAGAGAAGAAAGAATACAATACTACCAAACACTGAGAAATTTAATTAAAGCTCATGGGAGTAAAAGCCTTGTATTTATTGATGAGTCAGGGTTTGAAGAGTTTCATGCTTGTGTTTATGCGTGGTCAAAAAAAGGAAAAAAAGTATATGGGGATAGACAAGGAAAACGCGGAAAAAGAGAAAATTTAGTAGCAGGAAGAAGAAAAGGAAACAAGGACTTGATTGCACCTATGGTCTTTACAGGGAGCTTGAATGCAGAAAGTTTTGAAGGGTGGTTAGCTTTATATTTATTGCCATCTTTAACAATACCATCAATATTAATCATGGATAATGCACCGATTCATCGTAAGACAGCAATTAGACTGCTGGTGGAGGAAGCAGGCCATCAGATACTTTTTTTACCAAAATACTCTCCTGACTTAAATGATATTGAGCATGATTTTAGTGCATTAAAGAGAGCTATAATGTATTCGCATTCTGCCACATCTCTTGATGAGATTATTCGCGCTTATTGTGCAACTTAGTGTCTCATTTTTATTTGAAATAACTATAAGTGGCAGTGGCAACTGACAGCAGAAGGCAAAAAATACGGACGAGTCTATAAAGTAGAATCCAGTTATAGCAACTGGAGCGGCAATCAAGTTAAGTGGGGCGAAGAAATTATCGAGCTACTTAAGCAAAACCTCTTAAAGGTGACTGTTTAGCGATCGCTCTCTACGTTCACTCGACAAAGGCGATCGCTCCTTTCTATTCTAAAGGGGCGATCTGCTCAAGAGTTATTTGAAGATATTAATCTGGCAACCAAAATTGTTGGTCACTCTTCGTCATCTAATTCGATTCCCGCTTGACGCAATTTTTCTGCCAATCTTTCAGCGCGGAGTCGTTCGCGATCGCCCCGCTGGCGTTCTTGTTCTACTCGTTCTTCTGACCAAAGCAACAACTCGCCTTCAGGATTCCACCACCTCAACCAACAGCCTGTCCTTCCTTCGTGCGTTCCTTCCCAAATACCTAAAAATAGGTTTAATCCCGGTATCCAATAACGTCCGTTTTCATCAGGTTTTTGCAAGTTGTAGTGTTCTGATTCTAAAGCGTAAACTTCTAAATGAGCTGTTTTGGCTCGGAATATGACGTATCGGGGGACTTTGATTACTTGCTCGTAAAAATACCACTTTCCCACCCGCGAGGTAAACTCTACAGAGTATTCTTCTCCATAGGTTTCTGAAAGAAATTCCATCACGATTTGGGGGATGGTTCCTTCTGTGTGCGGGGTGTAACTGCGGCGGACTTGAGAGACATTTTTTGGATTGACGGGTTTCACGTACATCCAATCTGGTGCTTTGCAGATAATACGCTGTTCGTCGCTGCTTGAACCTGGGAAACTTATGCCGGCACACAAGGCAAAGTTGGAAACAATTAAAGCATCCTGCATTAATTCTGGAAATCCTGTTAGCGGCTGGCGCAAAGCGGCGGCTAATAATGGTTGGCTTTCGTCTTCCACGGGGTCGTCTGGTAGTTGAAAATCTTCTGGTAGTAGCGGCCAGGTGATTGTGAGTTTTGTTTCAGGATTTTTAGTGGCTACAGACATAGTTTATCAGAGGTTAAATGTTTTAATGTTTAAATTATATCTCTTGGTTTTTGGGATTAATGTTAATGGCTTAATGATGAGGCCGAGCCTCTGGATATGCGTTACCGGGCAGAGCCTGGTAACGAGGAACCGAGAGTTTTAAGGGTTGTTAATTTTCTGCTGTAGTTCGGTGGTCATTGCTAGTAGTTCTGATTGGGCGATCGCACTTTGTTCACCACTCGCCAACCACTTCAATTGTACCGTCTCGTTTTCAGCTTCCGCATCTCCCAAAACTAAACACGCAACCGCACCGCTGCGATCGGCTCTTTTAAACTGTTTCCCGAAAGCACTAGCGCTCAAATCTATCTCTACACTAAACCCGGCACTTCGCAATTTTTGAGCTAACAATACCGATTGCTGTTCTGCTTTTTCGCCCCTGGATACCAAATAAAAATCCAATTTGGGCGCGGGCAAAGGTTGCAACTTTTGCAGCAGGATAATCAACCTTTCGATACCCATTGCCCAACCGACTGCCGCCGTATCTGGGCCGCCCAATTCCTTTACTAAACCGTCGTAGCGGCCACCTCCACAAACTGTTGCTTGCGCTCCCAAATCGTCGGAGATAATTTCAAATGCGGTGTAGGTATAGTAATCTAAACCGCGCACTAATCTGGGATTTAACTGATAGCTAATTCCTAAATTTTTGAGCATAAGCTGCACTTGCTCGAAGTGCGATCGCGATTCCTCTCCCAAATATTCTAAAATGCTAGGCGCACCAGCTACAATTTCTTGAGTGCGCTGATTTTTGCTGTCCAATATCCGCAGCGGGTTTCGAGTCAAGCGGTCTTGAGAATCCGCGTCTAATTCGTCTTTGTGCGGTGTAAAATAATCGATCAAAGCTTGTCGGTAATTTTGTCTGTCTTGCTTATTTCCGACAGAATTAATATCGAGGCGCAAATTTTTTAAACCCAGGGTTTGCAGGATGTCGCAGGCGATCGCAATTACCTCGACATCCGCACGAGGATTCGCACTCCCCAAGACTTCCACGCCAATTTGATTGAACTGCCGCTGCCTTCCTTCTTGCGCGCGTTCGTAGCGAAACATCGGCCCCGTATACCACAGACGCTGCACGTCTCCCGCCGCGTACAAACTGTTTTGAATAAAAGCTCGGACTACCCCGGCTGTGCCTTCTGGACGCAAAGTAGTCGATCGATCGCCCTTATCCTTAAAAGTGTACATTTCTTTGCCCACAACATCGGTAGCTTCGCCGATGCCGCGTTCAAATAAAGATGTCTGTTCAAAAATTGGCGTCCGAATTTCTCGATAAGCCGCTTTTTTCAAAATTGTTCTAGCGACTTCTTCTATATTTTGCCAATATTGAATTTCAGCGGGCAAAATATCCCGCGTTCCCGGTAAAGTTTTAATTGCACTCATTTTGTTAGTCAGTTGTCAGTTGGCAGTTGTCATTAGTAATTAGTCATTAGTTCTTAGTTATTAGTTAACAGTCAACATTCAACAGTTAACAATTCCTAATAACTAATGACTTAATAATTCCCACGCTCCATAACGATCGCCATAATAAGCCAAAATGCGATCGACCCGCTCGCGACCTGCCAAATCGAACCCTTCAGGATACTGTATCCACAAACCCCCAACTTGGCTGTCGCCGTAATCAAACCGCTGCGACTGCTGCGGAATTAAACCGGTTTGCACCCCTTCAACTTGACGCAAATGGGTCGCCACTTCGTGATACACCGCCAGCGGCAATCCAGGGCTTTGAATTTGATAGCGGAGTTGTTTTTCTTGTGCCGTTTGCATCATTTCTTTGCCTGTCCCCAACCAGAATCCCTACTTAAGATACTTCTTTATCGATCGGCCGCGGTAAAGGGCAGCAGTTAATATTATCCAAACATACCTTTCCCCACTGCAACGCCCAGCGTACAAGGGTAACTCGATTGTCAGCGCGCGTCTTGTTCAAGATATTGCTAATGTGGTTGTCAACTGTACGCTTGCTAATCTCTAACTTTTCGGCAATTTTCTCATTAGTCAATCCCGCCGCTACTAACTCTACCACTTGCAATTCTCTGTCCGACAGGGTGACAGGGGTTCCAGAGACAATCCCACTCATAAATTTTTCCTATGTCTGCATATTTACCTATCTACAATTCTAAAGGATGAGGGTTCGAGTATGAAGAGAAAATTAAATTTGTTGTGCTACTCTTTCGGGCCCGAAGCACCAACTCGCTTGCAGAATCGCCAGGAGTACCAACCCAGCGCTGACACAGCAAGACGCACAGCCGCTTGCACTGCTTGTGCCTCGGGTGGCGGATGCTGCCTTTACCTACCCCCATCTGACATCCGGGTCAAACCCGCAGATGTTTTCAGGTAAAACAACTG includes:
- a CDS encoding Uma2 family endonuclease, with translation MSVATKNPETKLTITWPLLPEDFQLPDDPVEDESQPLLAAALRQPLTGFPELMQDALIVSNFALCAGISFPGSSSDEQRIICKAPDWMYVKPVNPKNVSQVRRSYTPHTEGTIPQIVMEFLSETYGEEYSVEFTSRVGKWYFYEQVIKVPRYVIFRAKTAHLEVYALESEHYNLQKPDENGRYWIPGLNLFLGIWEGTHEGRTGCWLRWWNPEGELLLWSEERVEQERQRGDRERLRAERLAEKLRQAGIELDDEE
- a CDS encoding histidine--tRNA ligase — its product is MSAIKTLPGTRDILPAEIQYWQNIEEVARTILKKAAYREIRTPIFEQTSLFERGIGEATDVVGKEMYTFKDKGDRSTTLRPEGTAGVVRAFIQNSLYAAGDVQRLWYTGPMFRYERAQEGRQRQFNQIGVEVLGSANPRADVEVIAIACDILQTLGLKNLRLDINSVGNKQDRQNYRQALIDYFTPHKDELDADSQDRLTRNPLRILDSKNQRTQEIVAGAPSILEYLGEESRSHFEQVQLMLKNLGISYQLNPRLVRGLDYYTYTAFEIISDDLGAQATVCGGGRYDGLVKELGGPDTAAVGWAMGIERLIILLQKLQPLPAPKLDFYLVSRGEKAEQQSVLLAQKLRSAGFSVEIDLSASAFGKQFKRADRSGAVACLVLGDAEAENETVQLKWLASGEQSAIAQSELLAMTTELQQKINNP
- a CDS encoding LuxR family transcriptional regulator, which gives rise to MSGIVSGTPVTLSDRELQVVELVAAGLTNEKIAEKLEISKRTVDNHISNILNKTRADNRVTLVRWALQWGKVCLDNINCCPLPRPIDKEVS